The following proteins come from a genomic window of Musa acuminata AAA Group cultivar baxijiao chromosome BXJ1-7, Cavendish_Baxijiao_AAA, whole genome shotgun sequence:
- the LOC103991463 gene encoding histone H1, whose product MAQDEATAAAAEEPVADSAPSDPPMEDDADAAAEGAKQAKKRKAKAPRETKSKKKPAAPRKPPAHPPYADMITEAIVTLKERTGSSQYAIQKFIEDEHKGRLPGNFRKILLGHLKRLTDSGKLKKLKNSYKLAAAAPASSSSSSTAAPAKLKPKAKPKPPAKKPPTSAKTKPKAKPAAAAKPKPKPKPKAKAAAPAKPKAKPAAAAAKTRAKRKAPAPAKPKPAAVKPKAAATRPKPKAPTRPAKVAKTSAKGSPVKKASAAAAKKKAAAAAALKTRRAAAPTTRKAAAKRATRK is encoded by the exons ATGGCGCAGGATGAGGCCACTGCTGCTGCGGCCGAGGAGCCCGTGGCCGATTCCGCCCCCTCCGACCCTCCGATGGAGGATGACGCGGACGCCGCCGCGGAAGGTGCCAAGCAGGCCAAGAAGAGGAAGGCCAAGGCCCCCAGGGAGACCAAGTCCAAGAAGAAGCCCGCTGCCCCTCGAAAACCACCCGCCCACCCACCCTACGCTGAT ATGATCACGGAGGCGATCGTGACGCTGAAGGAGCGCACTGGGTCGAGCCAGTACGCGATCCAGAAGTTCATCGAGGACGAGCACAAGGGTCGCCTCCCCGGAAactttcggaagattctcctcggcCACCTGAAGAGGCTCACCGACTCCGGGAAGCTCAAGAAATTGAAGAACTCTTACAAGCTTGCGGCCGCGgccccggcgtcgtcgtcatcctCCTCCACCGCTGCCCCGGCCAAGCTAAAGCCGAAGGCCAagccaaagccacccgccaagaAACCGCCCACCTCTGCCAAAACGAAGCCCAAGGCAAAGCCCGCAGCTGCCGCAAAGCCGAAGCCCAAACCGAAGCCGAAGGCCAAGGCTGCCGCTCCCGCCAAGCCGAAGGCTAAACCCGCCGCAGCGGCGGCGAAGACCAGGGCGAAACGAAAAGCTCCGGCGCCCGCGAAGCCGAAGCCGGCGGCTGTGAAGCCCAAGGCCGCTGCAACCAGGCCGAAGCCGAAGGCGCCCACGCGGCCAGCTAAGGTAGCGAAGACCTCCGCCAAGGGTTCGCCCGTTAAAAAGGCGTCAGCGGCGGCGGCGAAGaagaaggcggcggcggcggcagcgttaAAGACGAGGAGGGCGGCGGCACCGACGACGAGGAAGGCGGCGGCGAAGAGGGCGACGAGGAAGTAA